The Megachile rotundata isolate GNS110a chromosome 3, iyMegRotu1, whole genome shotgun sequence genome includes a window with the following:
- the sxc gene encoding O-linked N-acetylglucosamine (GlcNAc) transferase sxc isoform X1, whose translation MSLRLAEKKENVLKSSANIIGNVVNSSDDVCNGTVEWQNGQSLLVVTQDTQGKELIPIADNQTINVTFDSYWLLELAHREYQAGDYENAERHCMQLWRQETNNTGVLLLLSSIHFQCRRLEKSAHYSSLAIKQNPLLAEAYSNLGNVFKERGQLQEALENYRHAVRLKPDFIDGYINLAAALVAAGDMEQAVQAYVTALQYNPDLYCVRSDLGNLLKALARLDEAKACYLKAIETRPDFAVAWSNLGCVFNAQGEIWLAIHHFEKAVALDPNFLDAYINLGNVLKEARIFDRAVAAYLRALNLSPNNAVVHGNLACVYYEQGLIDLAIDTYRRAIELQPNFPDAYCNLANALKEKGQVVEAEDCYNTALRLCPSHADSLNNLANIKREQGYIEEATRLYLKALEVFPEFAAAHSNLASVLQQQGKLNEALMHYKEAIRIQPTFADAYSNMGNTLKEMQDIQGALQCYTRAIQINPAFADAHSNLASIHKDSGNIPEAIQSYRTALKLKPDFPDAYCNLAHCLQIVCDWTDYEARMKKLVSIVAEQLDKNRLPSVHPHHSMLYPLSHEFRKAIAARHANLCIEKIHVLHKQPYKYPREVGNRLRIGYVSSDFGNHPTSHLMQSIPGLHNRQTVEIFCYALSADDGTTFRAKIAREAEHFIDLSQIPCNGKAADRINADGIHILVNMNGYTKGARNEIFALRPAPIQVMWLGYPGTSGASFMDYLITDEVTSPLELASQYSEKLAYMPHTYFIGDHKQMFPHLKERLILTDKLNTKGKVADNVAVINATDLSPMIENTCVKEIREVVVPDAKNKPVEISLKVAELSTTTAIETMIASGQCQMSVNGVVVQNGMATTQVNNKTATGEEVPQNIVITTRQQYGLPEDAVVYCNFNQLYKIDPLTLHMWAHILKHVPNSVLWLLRFPAVGEPNLQATAQQLGLAPGRILFSNVAAKEEHVRRGQLADVCLDTPLCNGHTTSMDVLWTGTPVVTLPGETLASRVAASQLNTLGCPELIARTRQEYQDIAIRLGTDREYLKATRAKVWKARSESPLFSCKLYAWGMEMLYEKMWERYARGEKPDHVAAIGKNERDKLMITS comes from the exons ATGAGTCTAAGACTGGCCGAGAAGAAAGAAAATGTTTTGAAAAGTTCAGCAAACATAATTGGGAACGTGGTCAATAGTTCGGATGACGTTTGTAATGGAACCGTCGAGTGGCAAAATGGACAGAGTCTTCTGGTTGTTACACAGGATACTCAGGGCAAGGAACTAATTCCGATTGCCGACAATCAGACCATTAACGTTACATTTGATTCTTATT ggCTATTAGAGCTTGCACACAGAGAATATCAAGCAGGGGATTATGAAAATGCAGAACGGCATTGCATGCAACTTTGGAGGCAAGAAACAAATAATACAGGAGTATTATTGCTGTTATCTTCAATTCATTTCCAATGTAGAAGACTTGAAAA ATCCGCTCATTACAGCAGTTTAGCGATAAAACAGAATCCCTTATTGGCAGAGGCTTATAGCAATCTAGGAAATGTGTTTAAGGAGCGTGGACAACTACAGGAAGCATTGGAAAACTATCGACATGCTGTTAGATTGAAACCTGATTTCATTGATGGTTACATCAATCTAGCAGCTGCATTAGTAGCTGCAGGAGATATGGAACAGGCAGTTCAAGCATATGTGACTGCTTTACAATACAACCCT GACCTTTACTGCGTGAGAAGCGATCTTGGTAATCTTTTGAAAGCTTTAGCAAGACTTGACGAAGCCAAG GCTTGTTATCTGAAGGCGATCGAAACGCGTCCAGACTTTGCAGTCGCGTGGAGTAATCTTGGCTGTGTGTTCAACGCCCAGGGAGAAATATGGCTGGCGATCCATCATTTTGAAAAGGCCGTCGCCTTGGATCCGAACTTTTTGGACGCGTATATTAATCTTGGCAACGTGCTCAAGGAGGCCAGAATCTTCGATAG AGCTGTAGCTGCCTATCTACGTGCATTGAACCTTAGTCCTAATAATGCAGTCGTTCATGGAAATTTGGCGTGCGTTTACTATGAACAAGG GCTTATTGATTTGGCAATTGATACATACCGCCGTGCCATCGAACTACAACCAAATTTCCCAGATGCCTACTGTAATTTGGCGAACGCGCTCAAAGAAAAGGGCCAAGTGGTCGAAGCTGAAGACTGCTATAATACGGCTCTTCGTCTCTGCCCGTCACATGCCGATTCCCTTAATAATCTG GCCAACATAAAACGCGAACAAGGATATATCGAAGAAGCAACTCGATTGTATTTGAAAGCGCTCGAAGTATTCCCTGAATTTGCTGCTGCTCACAGCAATCTTGCTTCTGTATTGCAACAACAAGGAAAGCTAAACGAAGCACTGATGCATTATAAAGAGGCAATTCGCATTCAACCGACTTTTGCCGATGCTTACTCGAATATGGGCAATACTCTAAAAGAGATGCAAGATATACAAGGAGCTCTTCAGTGTTATACGAGAGCTATACAGATCAATCCCGCTTTCGCCGATGCTCATTCCAATTTAGCTTCGATTCACAAAGATTCTGGAAATATACCCGAGGCGATTCAGTCGTACCGAACCGCGTTAAAGTTAAAGCCTGATTTCCCGGACGCGTATTGCAATTTGGCGCACTGCCTTCAAATCGTTTGCGATTGGACTGATTACGAAGCCCGAATGAAGAAGTTAGTCTCGATCGTTGCGGAACAGCTGGACAAGAACAGATTACCCAGCGTACATCCACATCATTCCATGCTCTATCCATTGTCTCATGAGTTTAGGAAAGCTATCGCTGCTAGACACGCGAATTTGTGCATCGAAAAGATTCATGTGTTGCACAAACAACCGTATAAATATCCACGAGAAGTTGGTAACCGTTTGAGGATTGGATACGTTTCGTCAGACTTTGGAAATCATCCTACTAGTCATCTCATGCAGTCGATTCCTGGTCTTCACAATAGACAAACCGTTGAAATTTTCTGCTACGCTCTCAGTGCTGACGACGGAACTACTTTCCGAGCAAAGATCGCGAGGGAAGCTGAACATTTTATCGATTTATCGCAAATTCCGTGCAACGGCAAAGCAGCCGATCGTATCAATGCCGATGGAATACATATTTTAGTTAACATGAACGGTTATACAAAGGGTGCCAGAAACGAAATATTTGCCTTGCGACCTGCGCCCATTCAGGTGATGTGGCTTGGATATCCAGGAACATCCGGAGCTAGTTTCATGGATTACTTAATCACAGATGAAGTTACATCACCACTAGAACTTGCTAGTCAGTACAGCGAAAAGCTTGCTTACATGCCTCATACTTATTTCATAGGAGATCACAA ACAAATGTTCCCGCATCTTAAGGAACGTCTCATTTTAACAGACAAATTAAACACAAAAGGCAAAGTAGCGGATAATGTAGCCGTTATAAATGCCACCGATCTTTCGCCAATGATCGAGAACACTTGTGTGAAGGAAATTCGCGAAGTAGTTGTGCCTGATGCTAAAAATAAGCCTGTGGAGATTTCGTTGAAAGTTGCCGAATTATCGACCACTACTGCTATAGAAACGATGATTGCTTCTGGACAGTGCCAAATGTCTGTGAATGGTGTTGTAGTCCAAAACGGGATGGCCACGACGCAAGTGAACAACAAAACAGCCACAGGTGAAGAAGTGCCTCAAAATATTGTGATCACGACAAGGCAACAGTATGGTTTGCCGGAAGATGCAGTAGTTTACTGCAACTTCAATCAGTTGTATAAGATTGATCCGCTCACGCTTCATATGTGGGCACAT ATTCTAAAACACGTGCCAAACTCAGTACTGTGGTTGCTGCGCTTCCCAGCTGTTGGTGAACCAAATTTACAAGCAACCGCTCAACAATTAGGTTTAGCTCCTGGTAGAATTTTGTTCAGTAACGTTGCTGCCAAAGAAGAACACGTCAGACGGGGACAATTAGCGGACGTGTGCCTAGATACACCACTTTGCAATGGACATACTACAAGCATGGATGTTTTGTGGACCGGAACTCCAGTAGTAACTCTTCCAGGTGAAACATTAGCGTCTCGCGTTGCTGCTAGTCAATTGAACACGTTGGGATGTCCCGAATTGATAGCACGAACGCGACAAGAATATCAGGATATTGCCATTCGTTTGGGAACGGATAGGGAATA tttGAAAGCAACACGAGCCAAAGTATGGAAAGCGCGTTCCGAAAGTCCTTTGTTTAGCTGCAAATTATACGCGTGGGGCATGGAGATGCTGTACGAGAAAATGTGGGAACGTTACGCACGAGGCGAAAAACCTGATCATGTAGCAGCTATAGGCAAAAACGAAAGAGACAAATTAATGATTACATCTTAA
- the sxc gene encoding O-linked N-acetylglucosamine (GlcNAc) transferase sxc isoform X2, which yields MVTVMQAQQQPQQQQQQNHQQIAGTSVILKMNEIQQLSTVGLLELAHREYQAGDYENAERHCMQLWRQETNNTGVLLLLSSIHFQCRRLEKSAHYSSLAIKQNPLLAEAYSNLGNVFKERGQLQEALENYRHAVRLKPDFIDGYINLAAALVAAGDMEQAVQAYVTALQYNPDLYCVRSDLGNLLKALARLDEAKACYLKAIETRPDFAVAWSNLGCVFNAQGEIWLAIHHFEKAVALDPNFLDAYINLGNVLKEARIFDRAVAAYLRALNLSPNNAVVHGNLACVYYEQGLIDLAIDTYRRAIELQPNFPDAYCNLANALKEKGQVVEAEDCYNTALRLCPSHADSLNNLANIKREQGYIEEATRLYLKALEVFPEFAAAHSNLASVLQQQGKLNEALMHYKEAIRIQPTFADAYSNMGNTLKEMQDIQGALQCYTRAIQINPAFADAHSNLASIHKDSGNIPEAIQSYRTALKLKPDFPDAYCNLAHCLQIVCDWTDYEARMKKLVSIVAEQLDKNRLPSVHPHHSMLYPLSHEFRKAIAARHANLCIEKIHVLHKQPYKYPREVGNRLRIGYVSSDFGNHPTSHLMQSIPGLHNRQTVEIFCYALSADDGTTFRAKIAREAEHFIDLSQIPCNGKAADRINADGIHILVNMNGYTKGARNEIFALRPAPIQVMWLGYPGTSGASFMDYLITDEVTSPLELASQYSEKLAYMPHTYFIGDHKQMFPHLKERLILTDKLNTKGKVADNVAVINATDLSPMIENTCVKEIREVVVPDAKNKPVEISLKVAELSTTTAIETMIASGQCQMSVNGVVVQNGMATTQVNNKTATGEEVPQNIVITTRQQYGLPEDAVVYCNFNQLYKIDPLTLHMWAHILKHVPNSVLWLLRFPAVGEPNLQATAQQLGLAPGRILFSNVAAKEEHVRRGQLADVCLDTPLCNGHTTSMDVLWTGTPVVTLPGETLASRVAASQLNTLGCPELIARTRQEYQDIAIRLGTDREYLKATRAKVWKARSESPLFSCKLYAWGMEMLYEKMWERYARGEKPDHVAAIGKNERDKLMITS from the exons ggCTATTAGAGCTTGCACACAGAGAATATCAAGCAGGGGATTATGAAAATGCAGAACGGCATTGCATGCAACTTTGGAGGCAAGAAACAAATAATACAGGAGTATTATTGCTGTTATCTTCAATTCATTTCCAATGTAGAAGACTTGAAAA ATCCGCTCATTACAGCAGTTTAGCGATAAAACAGAATCCCTTATTGGCAGAGGCTTATAGCAATCTAGGAAATGTGTTTAAGGAGCGTGGACAACTACAGGAAGCATTGGAAAACTATCGACATGCTGTTAGATTGAAACCTGATTTCATTGATGGTTACATCAATCTAGCAGCTGCATTAGTAGCTGCAGGAGATATGGAACAGGCAGTTCAAGCATATGTGACTGCTTTACAATACAACCCT GACCTTTACTGCGTGAGAAGCGATCTTGGTAATCTTTTGAAAGCTTTAGCAAGACTTGACGAAGCCAAG GCTTGTTATCTGAAGGCGATCGAAACGCGTCCAGACTTTGCAGTCGCGTGGAGTAATCTTGGCTGTGTGTTCAACGCCCAGGGAGAAATATGGCTGGCGATCCATCATTTTGAAAAGGCCGTCGCCTTGGATCCGAACTTTTTGGACGCGTATATTAATCTTGGCAACGTGCTCAAGGAGGCCAGAATCTTCGATAG AGCTGTAGCTGCCTATCTACGTGCATTGAACCTTAGTCCTAATAATGCAGTCGTTCATGGAAATTTGGCGTGCGTTTACTATGAACAAGG GCTTATTGATTTGGCAATTGATACATACCGCCGTGCCATCGAACTACAACCAAATTTCCCAGATGCCTACTGTAATTTGGCGAACGCGCTCAAAGAAAAGGGCCAAGTGGTCGAAGCTGAAGACTGCTATAATACGGCTCTTCGTCTCTGCCCGTCACATGCCGATTCCCTTAATAATCTG GCCAACATAAAACGCGAACAAGGATATATCGAAGAAGCAACTCGATTGTATTTGAAAGCGCTCGAAGTATTCCCTGAATTTGCTGCTGCTCACAGCAATCTTGCTTCTGTATTGCAACAACAAGGAAAGCTAAACGAAGCACTGATGCATTATAAAGAGGCAATTCGCATTCAACCGACTTTTGCCGATGCTTACTCGAATATGGGCAATACTCTAAAAGAGATGCAAGATATACAAGGAGCTCTTCAGTGTTATACGAGAGCTATACAGATCAATCCCGCTTTCGCCGATGCTCATTCCAATTTAGCTTCGATTCACAAAGATTCTGGAAATATACCCGAGGCGATTCAGTCGTACCGAACCGCGTTAAAGTTAAAGCCTGATTTCCCGGACGCGTATTGCAATTTGGCGCACTGCCTTCAAATCGTTTGCGATTGGACTGATTACGAAGCCCGAATGAAGAAGTTAGTCTCGATCGTTGCGGAACAGCTGGACAAGAACAGATTACCCAGCGTACATCCACATCATTCCATGCTCTATCCATTGTCTCATGAGTTTAGGAAAGCTATCGCTGCTAGACACGCGAATTTGTGCATCGAAAAGATTCATGTGTTGCACAAACAACCGTATAAATATCCACGAGAAGTTGGTAACCGTTTGAGGATTGGATACGTTTCGTCAGACTTTGGAAATCATCCTACTAGTCATCTCATGCAGTCGATTCCTGGTCTTCACAATAGACAAACCGTTGAAATTTTCTGCTACGCTCTCAGTGCTGACGACGGAACTACTTTCCGAGCAAAGATCGCGAGGGAAGCTGAACATTTTATCGATTTATCGCAAATTCCGTGCAACGGCAAAGCAGCCGATCGTATCAATGCCGATGGAATACATATTTTAGTTAACATGAACGGTTATACAAAGGGTGCCAGAAACGAAATATTTGCCTTGCGACCTGCGCCCATTCAGGTGATGTGGCTTGGATATCCAGGAACATCCGGAGCTAGTTTCATGGATTACTTAATCACAGATGAAGTTACATCACCACTAGAACTTGCTAGTCAGTACAGCGAAAAGCTTGCTTACATGCCTCATACTTATTTCATAGGAGATCACAA ACAAATGTTCCCGCATCTTAAGGAACGTCTCATTTTAACAGACAAATTAAACACAAAAGGCAAAGTAGCGGATAATGTAGCCGTTATAAATGCCACCGATCTTTCGCCAATGATCGAGAACACTTGTGTGAAGGAAATTCGCGAAGTAGTTGTGCCTGATGCTAAAAATAAGCCTGTGGAGATTTCGTTGAAAGTTGCCGAATTATCGACCACTACTGCTATAGAAACGATGATTGCTTCTGGACAGTGCCAAATGTCTGTGAATGGTGTTGTAGTCCAAAACGGGATGGCCACGACGCAAGTGAACAACAAAACAGCCACAGGTGAAGAAGTGCCTCAAAATATTGTGATCACGACAAGGCAACAGTATGGTTTGCCGGAAGATGCAGTAGTTTACTGCAACTTCAATCAGTTGTATAAGATTGATCCGCTCACGCTTCATATGTGGGCACAT ATTCTAAAACACGTGCCAAACTCAGTACTGTGGTTGCTGCGCTTCCCAGCTGTTGGTGAACCAAATTTACAAGCAACCGCTCAACAATTAGGTTTAGCTCCTGGTAGAATTTTGTTCAGTAACGTTGCTGCCAAAGAAGAACACGTCAGACGGGGACAATTAGCGGACGTGTGCCTAGATACACCACTTTGCAATGGACATACTACAAGCATGGATGTTTTGTGGACCGGAACTCCAGTAGTAACTCTTCCAGGTGAAACATTAGCGTCTCGCGTTGCTGCTAGTCAATTGAACACGTTGGGATGTCCCGAATTGATAGCACGAACGCGACAAGAATATCAGGATATTGCCATTCGTTTGGGAACGGATAGGGAATA tttGAAAGCAACACGAGCCAAAGTATGGAAAGCGCGTTCCGAAAGTCCTTTGTTTAGCTGCAAATTATACGCGTGGGGCATGGAGATGCTGTACGAGAAAATGTGGGAACGTTACGCACGAGGCGAAAAACCTGATCATGTAGCAGCTATAGGCAAAAACGAAAGAGACAAATTAATGATTACATCTTAA